In Fibrobacter sp. UWB2, one DNA window encodes the following:
- a CDS encoding ATP-dependent helicase C-terminal domain-containing protein: MRTYKDLAIAEEEQKLVDAVNKTNNLLVEAPTGSGKSLYIPWFLSNHFSGRIVVLQPRRIAALALAQYSAKLHNEPCGKTVGYQFRQDSCKSSATRILFQTYGNFLQELLHGKMNAEWVIFDEYHERKADMDLLFAYLLKLQAASQTSGSESIKAPRIAVMSAKLNREEMEQALGVKCLELGHPLYPVQILHQKPAAGTNISAGQGIESEVVRALRTLYRNNVWQTTLVFLPGKAEIAKCHTAASEALGDNIAEFLELYGGQDRETQDRIFEETERPRVIFTTNIAETSITVPNVTGVVDSGIERVSEYDDSEKVNVLRTLPISLQNAIQRSGRSGRTQNGCAIRLWTEDAEKHMPQGIVPEVLQIEPSELLLQKAALEDSWALSPNGSRVTIDDDVIASPKGAKQSQIKLPTAIPEAREKVATAMLEKFGMLQDGRITELGKRAIQTPISNIPLALILAKATCAADLPDLLLAAMAWIHSGTEFVQKSKNTLNLLTLASDTLSKAINVPREVSFTLKQLRDFRDTLKETSARPSPKKSEALSSHFIAQQLLAAFPDALATPSGNVYKLSNGNTIRLQVSEPPYALLALSMLRTGGGSKSELRVSLYAPVPKELLGGESDIIRYELLWRSGQERFIGVEIHESESPNGDVRETSRKEILPQEASPKILEKLKELTAEAWRDKLEKENWSGRYLTENLHTLLIKMRLAAKLYPEYGLPEFNEEDMELIFNELTDGIFLLRDINEDRYRNIVEDYFGKSMLAWLQKTFPDHYVLPNGKRARYSYQAVATADEQSSGKIVQSADGVLVEISARIEDFMQLRGEHKIADGKLKVRYDILAPNFRTIQKTWDLTSFWQNTYAEVRKELRGRYPKHPWPESVM, from the coding sequence ATGCGCACGTACAAAGATTTAGCCATTGCCGAAGAAGAACAAAAGCTCGTAGACGCAGTCAACAAGACGAACAACTTGCTCGTCGAAGCGCCCACCGGTAGCGGTAAGTCTTTGTACATCCCGTGGTTCTTGAGCAATCACTTTAGCGGTCGCATTGTCGTGTTGCAACCGAGACGCATCGCAGCCCTCGCCCTCGCGCAGTACTCAGCAAAACTCCACAACGAGCCCTGCGGCAAGACCGTCGGTTACCAGTTCCGCCAAGACAGTTGCAAATCTAGCGCTACGAGAATCTTGTTCCAAACGTACGGTAACTTTTTGCAGGAGCTTCTGCACGGCAAGATGAATGCGGAATGGGTCATCTTCGATGAATACCACGAACGCAAAGCCGACATGGACTTGCTCTTTGCGTACTTGCTCAAATTGCAAGCAGCAAGCCAAACTTCAGGTAGTGAAAGTATCAAAGCGCCAAGAATCGCCGTCATGAGTGCAAAGCTCAACCGCGAAGAAATGGAACAAGCGCTCGGCGTCAAATGCTTGGAACTCGGGCATCCGCTTTATCCCGTACAAATTCTTCACCAGAAGCCCGCAGCAGGCACAAACATCAGCGCAGGCCAAGGAATCGAAAGCGAAGTCGTCCGTGCATTGCGCACTTTGTACCGCAATAACGTTTGGCAGACAACGCTTGTATTCTTGCCGGGTAAAGCCGAAATTGCCAAATGCCACACCGCCGCGAGCGAAGCTCTGGGCGACAATATCGCCGAGTTCCTTGAACTCTACGGCGGTCAAGACCGCGAAACGCAAGACCGCATTTTCGAAGAGACGGAACGCCCGCGCGTCATCTTTACGACCAACATTGCAGAAACGTCTATCACAGTCCCCAACGTCACAGGCGTTGTCGATAGCGGCATTGAGCGCGTCAGTGAATATGATGATAGTGAAAAAGTGAACGTTCTCCGCACGCTCCCGATTTCGTTGCAGAACGCCATCCAGCGCAGTGGCCGTAGCGGCCGTACACAGAACGGTTGCGCCATCCGCCTCTGGACCGAAGATGCCGAGAAGCACATGCCACAAGGCATCGTGCCCGAAGTCTTGCAAATCGAGCCCTCGGAACTTTTATTGCAAAAAGCAGCGCTCGAAGATTCATGGGCCCTATCGCCTAACGGCTCCAGGGTGACAATTGATGATGACGTCATTGCGAGCCCCAAAGGGGCGAAGCAATCCCAAATAAAACTGCCTACGGCAATTCCAGAAGCGCGCGAAAAAGTCGCTACCGCGATGCTCGAGAAATTCGGCATGCTGCAAGACGGCCGCATCACAGAACTTGGCAAGCGCGCCATCCAAACGCCAATTTCAAACATTCCGCTCGCATTGATTTTGGCTAAAGCCACTTGCGCCGCAGACCTCCCCGACTTGCTCCTCGCCGCCATGGCTTGGATTCATTCCGGCACAGAGTTTGTACAGAAATCTAAAAATACGCTCAACTTGCTCACGCTTGCAAGCGATACACTTTCAAAAGCCATCAACGTTCCGCGAGAAGTCTCGTTCACGCTAAAGCAACTGCGCGACTTCCGCGATACACTCAAGGAGACGTCCGCTCGTCCCTCCCCCAAAAAGAGCGAAGCTCTGTCTTCACATTTCATCGCGCAACAGCTTCTCGCCGCATTCCCGGATGCCCTCGCCACTCCAAGCGGAAACGTTTACAAATTGAGCAACGGCAACACCATCCGTTTGCAAGTGTCAGAGCCGCCTTACGCATTGCTTGCGCTCTCCATGCTCCGCACGGGTGGCGGTAGCAAATCCGAACTTCGCGTGAGCCTTTACGCGCCCGTGCCCAAAGAATTGCTCGGCGGAGAAAGCGATATCATTCGTTACGAACTTTTATGGCGCAGCGGTCAAGAACGCTTTATCGGCGTCGAGATTCACGAAAGCGAAAGCCCCAACGGCGACGTTCGCGAAACAAGCCGTAAAGAAATTCTCCCGCAAGAAGCATCGCCCAAAATTCTCGAAAAACTCAAAGAGCTCACCGCCGAAGCTTGGCGCGACAAGCTCGAAAAAGAAAACTGGAGTGGCCGCTACCTCACAGAAAATTTGCATACGCTCCTCATCAAGATGCGCCTTGCCGCAAAGCTTTACCCAGAATACGGGCTCCCAGAATTCAACGAAGAAGATATGGAACTTATCTTCAACGAGCTCACGGATGGCATATTCCTTTTGCGAGACATCAACGAAGACCGCTACCGCAACATCGTCGAAGATTACTTCGGAAAGTCGATGTTAGCCTGGTTGCAAAAGACATTCCCCGATCATTACGTACTGCCAAACGGCAAGCGAGCCCGCTATAGTTACCAAGCGGTCGCCACAGCCGATGAACAGAGCAGCGGCAAGATTGTACAAAGTGCAGACGGCGTTCTCGTTGAGATTTCT
- a CDS encoding BamA/TamA family outer membrane protein gives MKTFLLAGLVSAFASANAAESDSLRVDSDLCSDGAKIESIEFEGLEHTKPRVVWRELTHKVGGTFSQKAFESEKLRLQDLDLFTDIYVSCKNGNVVYNFKEIFRWIPSPDSKTTDRDGLMLGLALANLNVLGEDIRAEVHYRTAIDPFFENNEYAFYASSPYLFGIPLGWNIDFTRTDSWDDLREFKDASWLLSLDLNWKFVPHYSLLGKLTYRYLEKGPGVLPEFGLGFAVDYRDSELDTRKGIYFESDVTHVGVGGKRGENFVEFLEDARAYYSIGRFVTGATALVRLRPGDVKRYDYFYHGGTNSFRGLNSPDAEHLGVHEMLLNLEERFVLLERRSASLWGINFFYGIQLVAGFDASVLWDKGAPGWKNYEGAVYGGLHIVIPALDRIRFEVGYSPDTGKPKFSWGILGKTTTQRWRSR, from the coding sequence GTGAAGACTTTTTTGTTGGCGGGGCTCGTTTCTGCCTTTGCATCTGCAAATGCCGCAGAGTCGGATTCGCTGCGTGTGGATTCCGACCTGTGCAGCGATGGTGCAAAAATCGAATCGATTGAGTTTGAAGGCCTGGAACATACGAAGCCTCGTGTGGTGTGGCGCGAACTTACGCACAAGGTTGGGGGCACTTTTTCACAGAAGGCTTTTGAATCGGAGAAGCTTCGCCTCCAAGACTTGGACCTCTTTACGGATATTTACGTTTCTTGTAAAAATGGAAACGTCGTTTATAATTTCAAAGAAATCTTCCGTTGGATTCCATCGCCGGATAGCAAGACAACTGACCGCGATGGTCTTATGCTTGGACTTGCGCTTGCGAACCTGAATGTGCTTGGCGAAGACATTCGTGCCGAAGTGCACTACCGCACGGCTATCGATCCGTTCTTTGAAAATAACGAGTATGCCTTTTACGCGAGTTCGCCATATTTGTTTGGCATCCCGCTTGGTTGGAATATTGATTTTACGCGAACCGATAGCTGGGACGATCTCCGTGAATTCAAGGACGCGAGTTGGTTGTTGAGTTTGGACTTGAATTGGAAATTTGTTCCGCATTATTCGCTTTTAGGAAAGTTGACTTATCGCTATCTTGAAAAAGGACCTGGCGTGCTACCGGAATTTGGGCTTGGCTTTGCCGTGGACTACCGCGATAGCGAACTCGATACCCGCAAGGGAATTTATTTTGAAAGCGATGTGACGCATGTGGGCGTTGGCGGAAAGCGCGGCGAAAATTTTGTCGAATTCTTGGAAGATGCTCGCGCTTACTATTCGATCGGTCGTTTTGTTACGGGGGCAACAGCGCTTGTTCGTTTGCGTCCGGGCGATGTAAAGCGCTATGATTATTTCTATCATGGCGGTACAAACTCTTTCCGTGGTCTTAACAGTCCGGATGCGGAGCATTTGGGCGTTCATGAAATGCTCTTGAATCTTGAAGAGCGTTTTGTGCTGTTGGAACGCCGTTCGGCATCGCTGTGGGGAATTAACTTCTTTTACGGAATCCAGCTGGTGGCAGGTTTTGATGCAAGCGTGCTTTGGGACAAGGGGGCTCCTGGTTGGAAAAATTACGAAGGGGCTGTCTATGGTGGTTTGCACATCGTAATCCCTGCGCTTGACCGAATCCGTTTTGAAGTTGGCTACAGCCCCGATACGGGAAAACCGAAGTTTAGTTGGGGTATCTTGGGCAAAACGACAACGCAGCGCTGGCGGAGTAGGTAA
- a CDS encoding inorganic diphosphatase translates to MAINYLDLPIGRKYPYEVDCVVEIGKDTNLKYEYDERLHVFRLDRCLLSSMSYPCTYGFIPSTKADDGDALDMLIYSPASMITGTVCTCRVIGALDMTDGGKKDYKVLGVPVFNPRPFCDITDVDQMFLRITKNFFQNYKELEGKDVQIGEWKDAAFAREKVIAAHKAYFQNQVQVPESCYQEPEHDEKITAEELI, encoded by the coding sequence ATGGCAATAAACTACTTGGATCTTCCAATTGGACGCAAGTATCCTTACGAAGTGGACTGCGTCGTGGAAATCGGCAAAGACACGAACTTGAAGTATGAATATGACGAACGCTTGCATGTGTTCCGTCTTGACCGTTGTCTTTTGAGCTCTATGAGCTACCCTTGCACGTATGGTTTTATCCCGAGCACCAAGGCTGACGATGGTGATGCTTTGGATATGCTCATTTACAGCCCGGCATCTATGATTACGGGTACGGTTTGTACGTGCCGCGTGATTGGCGCACTTGACATGACCGATGGTGGCAAAAAGGACTACAAGGTTTTGGGCGTGCCGGTGTTTAACCCGCGTCCGTTCTGCGACATTACTGACGTGGACCAGATGTTCCTCCGCATTACGAAGAACTTCTTCCAGAACTACAAGGAACTGGAAGGCAAGGACGTACAAATTGGTGAATGGAAGGATGCCGCTTTTGCCCGTGAAAAGGTGATTGCCGCTCACAAGGCCTACTTTCAGAACCAAGTCCAGGTGCCGGAATCCTGCTACCAGGAACCCGAACATGATGAAAAAATAACGGCTGAGGAGTTGATATAA
- the galE gene encoding UDP-glucose 4-epimerase GalE encodes MKIAVMGGAGYIGSHTIIELYKAGHSVVVVDNLVNSSNESLRRVAELVGSPIPFVKADVRDAAAMDKIFSENKFDACIHFAGLKAVGESVAKPLEYYENNMNATFVLLHAMRNHGCKNLIFSSSATVYGNPAQIPITEACPKGQCTNPYGQTKSMLEEVLRDVQKADPEWNIVLLRYFNPIGAHPSGRIGEDPNGIPNNLMPYITQTAVGLRKELGVFGNDYDTPDGTGVRDYIHVCDLASGHVSALKAIERKCGLAIYNLGTGHGYSVLDVVKAFEKVNNVKIPYSIKPRRAGDIATCYCNPQKAFDELGWKAQYGIEEMCRDAWNWQKNNPKGYKG; translated from the coding sequence ATGAAAATAGCTGTTATGGGTGGCGCAGGTTATATCGGTAGCCACACCATCATCGAACTCTACAAAGCAGGTCATTCCGTTGTCGTCGTCGATAACCTTGTAAACTCAAGCAATGAATCGCTCCGCCGCGTAGCAGAGCTTGTCGGCTCCCCCATTCCGTTCGTCAAGGCCGATGTCCGTGACGCTGCCGCCATGGACAAGATTTTCAGCGAAAACAAGTTTGACGCCTGCATCCACTTTGCAGGTCTCAAGGCTGTCGGTGAATCCGTCGCGAAGCCACTCGAATACTACGAAAACAACATGAACGCCACTTTCGTGTTGCTCCACGCCATGCGTAATCACGGCTGCAAGAATCTCATTTTCAGTTCTTCGGCAACCGTTTACGGTAACCCGGCTCAAATCCCTATTACCGAAGCTTGCCCTAAGGGCCAATGCACCAACCCCTACGGACAGACGAAGTCCATGCTCGAAGAAGTCCTCCGCGACGTGCAAAAGGCTGATCCGGAATGGAACATCGTTTTGCTCCGTTACTTCAACCCGATTGGTGCACACCCGAGCGGACGCATCGGCGAAGACCCGAACGGCATTCCAAACAACTTAATGCCTTACATCACGCAGACCGCAGTCGGCCTCCGCAAGGAACTCGGCGTGTTCGGCAACGACTATGACACCCCGGATGGCACCGGCGTCCGCGACTACATACACGTTTGCGACCTCGCTTCTGGCCACGTGAGCGCACTCAAGGCTATCGAACGCAAGTGCGGCCTCGCCATTTATAACTTGGGTACAGGTCACGGCTACTCCGTGCTCGATGTCGTAAAAGCATTCGAAAAAGTCAACAACGTCAAGATTCCGTACAGCATCAAGCCGCGTCGCGCAGGCGACATCGCCACTTGCTACTGCAACCCGCAAAAGGCATTCGACGAGCTCGGTTGGAAGGCCCAGTACGGCATCGAAGAAATGTGCCGCGACGCTTGGAACTGGCAAAAGAACAACCCCAAGGGTTACAAGGGCTAA
- a CDS encoding mechanosensitive ion channel family protein — protein MNDYYQFAILSAVVLAVYAFLYFVVHPLAKWIAIKTPNKFDDLLVKKKVISRALFFVPVIILVQSFPYVIAKEHWLYDFCEHIGNILFTVAAFLLASAVLDVIESLNERNVKMKLRPMRGIFQAIKLAMFCVATILVASQIVNKSPVIILSTLGAMATVLLLVFRDSILGLVSGIQINLSDLLRKGDWIEIERHHADGSVIDITLTSVKVRNWDNTVSVIPAYDLITNSFRNWRGMQESGGRRIKRSLFIDQQSIRFLTPEEIEKFMKIDVLRPYLEQKLDEIGENSGVSENVTVTKLNGRHLTNIGTFRAYCTAYLRSRKTIAQDMTLMTRQLAPTPTGLPLEIYAFANTVEWIEYENIQSDIFDFLIASLPEFGLSLYQYANRVP, from the coding sequence ATGAACGATTACTACCAATTTGCGATACTTTCTGCAGTTGTTTTGGCTGTTTATGCCTTTTTGTATTTCGTAGTGCATCCGCTTGCGAAATGGATTGCCATAAAGACTCCGAACAAGTTTGATGACTTGCTTGTGAAAAAGAAAGTGATTTCTCGTGCGCTCTTTTTTGTGCCGGTTATTATTTTAGTGCAGTCGTTCCCGTATGTGATTGCTAAAGAGCATTGGCTTTACGACTTTTGCGAACATATCGGAAATATTTTATTCACGGTAGCGGCGTTCTTGCTCGCGAGTGCGGTGCTCGATGTCATTGAAAGCCTAAATGAACGCAATGTGAAAATGAAGCTGCGCCCGATGCGTGGCATTTTCCAGGCCATTAAACTTGCAATGTTCTGCGTGGCGACGATTCTGGTGGCATCACAGATTGTGAATAAAAGTCCGGTGATTATTTTGTCGACACTTGGTGCCATGGCGACTGTCTTGTTATTGGTTTTCAGGGACTCGATTCTGGGATTGGTCTCTGGAATCCAGATAAACTTGTCGGACCTCTTGCGCAAGGGCGACTGGATTGAAATTGAACGCCACCATGCTGATGGCTCGGTCATTGACATTACGCTTACATCTGTGAAAGTACGTAACTGGGACAATACGGTTTCAGTGATTCCGGCGTACGACTTGATTACCAATTCTTTCCGTAATTGGCGCGGTATGCAGGAATCGGGCGGTCGCCGCATCAAGCGTTCGCTTTTTATTGACCAGCAGAGCATCCGCTTTTTGACGCCTGAAGAAATTGAAAAGTTCATGAAGATTGATGTGCTGCGCCCGTACTTGGAACAAAAGCTGGATGAAATCGGTGAAAATTCTGGCGTGTCGGAAAACGTCACTGTGACAAAACTGAATGGTCGCCATTTGACAAACATCGGAACGTTCAGGGCTTATTGCACGGCGTATCTCCGCAGCCGTAAGACGATTGCTCAAGACATGACGCTCATGACGCGTCAGCTTGCGCCAACGCCGACGGGGCTCCCGCTTGAAATCTATGCGTTTGCCAATACGGTGGAATGGATAGAATACGAAAATATTCAGTCCGATATTTTTGATTTTCTGATTGCATCGCTCCCGGAATTTGGGCTTTCGCTGTACCAGTATGCAAACCGCGTGCCGTAA
- a CDS encoding chorismate mutase, whose product MDINEWRIRIDELNDELMSLLNKRATYAAEIGKIKKQKGLPVFDEGREQSVLNLVAEKAAKAGGPLSPESFQNIFRVIMEETRKVEE is encoded by the coding sequence ATGGATATTAATGAATGGCGCATTCGCATTGACGAACTTAATGATGAACTGATGTCGCTCCTCAACAAGAGGGCTACATACGCTGCTGAAATTGGGAAAATCAAGAAACAGAAAGGTTTGCCCGTTTTTGATGAAGGTCGCGAACAGTCTGTCTTGAATTTGGTCGCCGAGAAGGCCGCAAAGGCCGGTGGCCCGCTTTCTCCGGAATCGTTCCAGAATATTTTCCGTGTCATCATGGAAGAAACTCGCAAGGTGGAAGAATAA